The sequence GACTACAACCTTTTAAACCTGCCCCGGAAAGTTAGAAACGGCAGCACCGAACTGGCCAATTATACCTATGATGCCACGGGCAGGAAGCTGAGCAATACCAGTACCGCCAGCGGGATGAATGATGGTACCTGGGAGTATATCGACGGGATCGTTTATCATAATGGTTCAGTGGCTTTCATCAGTACGGAGGAAGGACGCGCTGTACCCAATGGCGGTGGTAACTATGTTTACCAATACAACTTAAAAGACCATTTGGGCAATGACCGGGTAAGTTTTTACAGCAACAGCGGCACAGCTACCGTTTTGCAGGAGGATGAGTATTATTCATTCGGCTTGCGCCATGGTTTGTATGATGCTTCTAACAATAATCGTTACCTTTATAATGGAAAGGAGATACAGACTGACCTGGCCAACCAGTATGATTACGGCGCAAGGTTTTATGATCCGGTGATCGGGAGGTGGACGAGTGTGGATCCGTTGGTAGAAGCGGGACAGGAGTTCGGTAGCCCTTACGGATATGTTTTTGACGATCCTGTAAAGAATACTGACCCGGATGGTAGAGAACCACAAGGGCCTTGCCCTCAGTGTGCCACCTTGAATATTGCTTTCCTTAAAGGATTTGCAGATGATATTAAAGCAGGGCTGCATTCGCTGGATTATGCAGGGAGACATCCCTTTGAGACTGCGGGAAATATTCTTCATGCATTAACCAATGACCCTAAAACTCATCGCACTCGTCTTGAAGGTGCAATTAAAAATAGTGTTGCGGCAAACTATAATAAGTTCGCCGACGGCGATTTGGTTACAAAAGCCACCGTATTAGGAATCGTTTCCGGAGAAGGTGTGCAATTACTTGGAGGAGAAGCGGCAGATTTTACTAAAATTGGTGAAGGATCTAATATTTTAAAAAATGCTGCACAAGGAAAAGAATTTGTAGCCATCGTGACTCAAGGCTTAGAGGATGCAGGCCATATCAACATTGCCGAACAAGTAAGTATTAAACCGAATGGAGAAACAGGCAGGGTTAGGTTGGATAATATTAGTACGAAAGATGGAAAAATAGCTTTAACTGATGCCAAATCATCATCGACAGCCGGGTATACAAAAAATCAGAAAGCTGGATATCCCGCTATTGCAAAGAAAGGAGGAACAGTGGTTGGAAATAAGGGAGCAGCACAAGGCTATCCAGCCGGCACTATAATTCCCCCTACAAAAGTTGATATAGTTAGACCTAAATAAAACATGAACAAGGAAACGAATAAAAACACATTATTAGAATTGTTGCATAACAGATTTAAGCAATATAACTATTCCTTAAATAGAAGTTTAGCAGAGTTTACCAAGAGGGAACCAGATGGTTGGAGTAAATTTCAATTGATTTTTTTGAATAGAGATGCTGGGTGGGAAATTAACATCGGCATGCTTATCAGGAAAAATGTAGTTGAGGATTTATATCATAAGGTGTCATCGTTCGAACCCAAATATCAAAAAACAACTCCTACCGTCGGCATCACTGTTGAGAATTTGTTAGATGATAACAAAAAACACAGGTGTTATCTGAATTCAAATGAGGATATTGAAAATTGTGTTTATTATATCGAAAAAATATTTAGAGATATTGCTCTACCTTTTTTTAGACAATATAATGAAATTGGAAATATAGAAAAAGCTGTAAATGTAAAAAATGGTAAAAGCATCTTTTCTGGTTTAAAATACGAAGGTAACTTGGGGGTTATTTTAGCTAAACTCGTTAGAAATCCAGATTATCCTTTTTTTGTAGAAAAAAATCGCAACTATTATACGACTCTCAACGATGGATACTTTTTGCCTCAATATGAGAAATTACTGGAAATCCTTGCGGAGATAAGGTAAAACCAGTTCTCCTTAGTCAGTAATGTATCAAAATAGTTGGTAGTTATTTAGCTGTTTGAAAATCAACGCTATCGCTTTGATGGCATATTTAAACTTCTTAAAAGC comes from Mucilaginibacter mali and encodes:
- a CDS encoding RHS repeat-associated core domain-containing protein — its product is MNDGTWEYIDGIVYHNGSVAFISTEEGRAVPNGGGNYVYQYNLKDHLGNDRVSFYSNSGTATVLQEDEYYSFGLRHGLYDASNNNRYLYNGKEIQTDLANQYDYGARFYDPVIGRWTSVDPLVEAGQEFGSPYGYVFDDPVKNTDPDGREPQGPCPQCATLNIAFLKGFADDIKAGLHSLDYAGRHPFETAGNILHALTNDPKTHRTRLEGAIKNSVAANYNKFADGDLVTKATVLGIVSGEGVQLLGGEAADFTKIGEGSNILKNAAQGKEFVAIVTQGLEDAGHINIAEQVSIKPNGETGRVRLDNISTKDGKIALTDAKSSSTAGYTKNQKAGYPAIAKKGGTVVGNKGAAQGYPAGTIIPPTKVDIVRPK